The following coding sequences lie in one Spartobacteria bacterium genomic window:
- a CDS encoding PAS domain S-box protein — MMKTKNETGPGGLDAVPQHGRYAYAEKVVLLLCGGFSGLILLAQVAGMAMVPVLPAVAAGLLIGGFFYVLNRMRRLRRHVEFMEMQQQDLIDSARQEAQLRFEQSVYEVLVENAHDLMFVLDESLKVTYINRFSKDVFLCPANHLLGKHLYELFDEQSMSITEAVHNEVKQGVMMNATLRALTSGEKHWFNVQLVFVDQSVDPRFALVGVCCDITELVVQQVERDEARKNELIDSVASRADANEKEV, encoded by the coding sequence ATGATGAAAACAAAAAATGAGACGGGGCCGGGGGGACTGGATGCTGTTCCGCAGCATGGCCGTTATGCCTATGCTGAAAAGGTGGTTTTACTGCTGTGTGGCGGATTTTCCGGGCTGATTCTACTGGCGCAGGTGGCGGGTATGGCGATGGTTCCGGTGCTGCCGGCTGTGGCCGCGGGCCTGCTGATCGGCGGTTTCTTTTATGTGCTGAACAGGATGAGACGCCTGAGACGGCATGTAGAATTCATGGAAATGCAGCAGCAGGATTTGATCGATTCTGCCCGCCAGGAGGCCCAGCTGCGCTTCGAACAGTCGGTGTATGAAGTGCTGGTGGAAAATGCGCATGACCTGATGTTCGTTCTGGATGAGTCCTTGAAGGTGACGTATATCAACCGTTTTTCTAAGGATGTTTTTTTGTGTCCGGCGAATCACCTGCTGGGTAAACATCTCTACGAATTATTCGATGAGCAGTCGATGTCCATCACCGAGGCCGTACACAATGAAGTGAAGCAGGGCGTCATGATGAATGCGACGCTGCGGGCGTTGACCTCAGGGGAAAAGCACTGGTTTAACGTGCAGCTGGTCTTTGTCGATCAGAGTGTGGATCCCCGTTTTGCGCTGGTCGGTGTCTGCTGCGACATCACGGAACTTGTTGTACAGCAGGTGGAACGAGATGAGGCACGCAAAAATGAGCTGATTGATTCCGTCGCCTCAAGAGCTGATGCGAACGAAAAAGAAGTGTAA
- a CDS encoding DUF3127 domain-containing protein has product MAGYELEGTLKVIYDKQSFPSGFEKREFVVTTKDDRYPQDVKFELVQDRISALDGMNEGDEVIVTFDLRGNEYNGKYYVNLRAWKMTRPQGQEPTAAATSARDPLPTDFPPEVMGDDVDDGMGGLPF; this is encoded by the coding sequence GAAGGAACGCTGAAAGTTATTTATGACAAACAGTCATTTCCCAGTGGTTTTGAAAAACGCGAATTTGTGGTGACGACAAAGGATGATCGTTATCCTCAGGATGTGAAATTTGAATTGGTTCAAGATCGTATTTCGGCATTGGACGGAATGAATGAAGGCGACGAGGTCATTGTTACCTTTGATCTGCGCGGTAATGAATATAACGGCAAATACTATGTGAATTTGCGTGCATGGAAGATGACGCGTCCGCAGGGACAGGAACCGACGGCCGCTGCGACATCGGCACGCGATCCGCTGCCCACCGATTTCCCGCCGGAAGTCATGGGCGATGATGTGGACGACGGAATGGGTGGTCTGCCCTTCTAA